A window of the Streptococcus sp. 116-D4 genome harbors these coding sequences:
- a CDS encoding MBL fold metallo-hydrolase, with product MKKKLTSLALAGAFLGLSWHGNVQAQESSGNKIHFINVHEGGSDAIILESNGHFAMVDTGEDYDFPDGSDSRYPWREGIETSYKHVLTDRVSRHLKELGVQKLDFILVTHTHSDHIGNVDELLQTYPVGRIYMKKYSDSRITTPTHLWDNLYGYDKVIQTAAEKGVSVIQNITQGDAHFQFGDMDIQLYNYENETDSSGELKKIWDDNSNSLISVVKVNGKKIYLGGDLDNAHGAEDKYGPLIGKVDLMKFNHHYDTNKSNTKDFIKNLSPSLIVQTSDSLPWKNGVDSEYVNWLKERGIERINASSKDYDATVFEIRQDGLVNISTSYKPIPSFQAGWHKSAYGNWWYQAPDSTGEYAVGWNEIKGEWYYFNQTGILLQNQWKKWNNRWFYLTDSGASAKNWKKINGSWYYFNKENQMETGWLNTGSQTYYLSNDGDMITGWRKIDGQWYYFAQSGEMKTGWLKDKETWYYMDSTGTMKTGEIEVSGHYYYLEESGAMKQGWLKKANDWYFYKADGSRAVGWFKDKDKWYFLKENGQLIVNGKTPEGYTVDSSGAWLVDVPVEKSSTTRVTSNSEIKESKEVVKKDLENKETGQHESVTSSSTSQDLTSSTSQSSETTANKSESE from the coding sequence ATGAAAAAGAAATTAACTAGTTTAGCACTTGCAGGCGCTTTTTTAGGTTTGTCATGGCATGGGAATGTTCAAGCTCAAGAAAGTTCAGGAAATAAAATCCACTTTATCAATGTTCATGAAGGTGGCAGTGATGCAATTATTCTTGAAAGTAATGGACATTTTGCCATGGTGGATACAGGAGAAGATTATGATTTCCCAGATGGAAGTGATTCTCGTTACCCATGGAGAGAAGGAATTGAAACATCTTATAAGCATGTTCTGACAGATCGTGTTTCGCGACATTTAAAGGAATTGGGTGTCCAAAAACTTGATTTTATTTTGGTAACCCATACCCATAGTGACCATATTGGAAACGTTGATGAGTTACTGCAAACCTATCCAGTTGGCCGTATATACATGAAAAAATACTCTGATAGTCGGATTACAACACCAACTCATCTATGGGATAATCTGTATGGCTATGATAAGGTTATACAGACTGCTGCAGAAAAAGGTGTTTCAGTTATTCAAAACATCACACAAGGAGATGCTCATTTTCAGTTTGGGGACATGGATATTCAGCTCTATAATTATGAAAATGAAACAGATTCATCAGGTGAATTAAAGAAAATTTGGGATGACAATTCCAATTCCTTGATTAGCGTGGTGAAAGTCAATGGTAAGAAAATTTACCTCGGAGGAGATTTGGATAATGCTCATGGAGCAGAAGACAAGTATGGTCCTCTCATTGGAAAAGTTGATTTGATGAAGTTTAATCATCACTATGATACCAATAAATCAAACACCAAGGATTTCATTAAAAATTTGAGTCCGAGTTTGATTGTTCAAACGTCGGATAGTTTACCTTGGAAAAATGGTGTCGATAGTGAGTATGTCAATTGGCTCAAAGAACGAGGAATTGAGAGAATTAACGCATCCAGCAAAGACTATGATGCGACAGTTTTTGAAATTCGACAAGACGGTTTAGTAAACATTTCAACTTCCTACAAGCCGATTCCAAGTTTTCAAGCCGGCTGGCATAAGAGTGCATATGGCAATTGGTGGTATCAAGCGCCTGACTCTACAGGAGAATATGCAGTAGGTTGGAATGAAATCAAGGGTGAATGGTATTACTTCAACCAAACGGGTATCTTGTTACAGAATCAATGGAAAAAATGGAACAATCGTTGGTTCTATTTGACAGACTCTGGTGCATCTGCTAAAAATTGGAAGAAGATCAATGGAAGCTGGTATTATTTCAACAAAGAAAATCAGATGGAGACTGGTTGGCTTAATACTGGCAGTCAGACCTATTATCTATCAAATGATGGGGATATGATAACAGGATGGCGTAAGATTGATGGTCAATGGTACTATTTTGCTCAATCAGGGGAAATGAAAACGGGCTGGCTAAAAGATAAAGAAACCTGGTACTATATGGATTCTACTGGTACCATGAAGACAGGCGAGATAGAAGTTTCTGGTCATTATTACTATCTAGAAGAATCAGGAGCTATGAAGCAAGGCTGGCTTAAAAAGGCAAATGACTGGTACTTCTACAAGGCAGACGGTTCACGAGCTGTGGGTTGGTTCAAAGACAAAGATAAATGGTACTTCTTGAAAGAAAATGGTCAATTAATTGTGAATGGTAAGACACCAGAAGGCTATACTGTTGATTCAAGTGGAGCCTGGTTAGTGGATGTTCCGGTCGAGAAATCTTCTACAACTAGAGTTACAAGTAATTCAGAAATAAAAGAATCCAAAGAAGTAGTGAAAAAAGATCTTGAAAATAAAGAAACGGGTCAACATGAAAGTGTTACAAGTTCTTCAACTAGTCAAGATTTGACTTCTTCAACTTCACAAAGCTCTGAGACAACTGCAAACAAATCAGAATCAGAATAG
- a CDS encoding DUF5301 domain-containing protein, producing MKKIITVIVCSISFLVLSACSSKRKLILPEPERISVISLQKSISEDVKTINKREEISKLIKEIQKQSTSTTLESVNDQPTNVKDYIIIKFTHQNEEKDSVVYLYTMKEKQYIEQPFVGIWQVSPDIANRIEETFSS from the coding sequence ATGAAAAAAATTATCACAGTTATAGTCTGTTCAATCTCTTTTCTTGTTTTATCTGCTTGTAGCAGTAAGAGAAAACTTATTCTTCCTGAACCTGAAAGGATTTCTGTAATTTCTCTGCAGAAAAGTATCTCTGAAGATGTTAAAACTATCAACAAGAGAGAAGAAATTTCAAAATTGATTAAGGAGATACAGAAACAGTCCACATCCACAACTTTGGAGAGTGTAAATGATCAACCGACAAATGTTAAAGATTACATCATTATCAAATTTACTCATCAGAATGAAGAAAAGGATAGTGTAGTCTATCTATATACTATGAAAGAAAAACAGTATATTGAGCAACCTTTTGTTGGGATTTGGCAAGTAAGTCCAGATATAGCTAATAGGATTGAAGAGACTTTTTCTAGTTGA
- a CDS encoding ribosomal-processing cysteine protease Prp, whose amino-acid sequence MIQAVFERAEDGELRSAEITGHAESGEYGLDVVCASVSTLAINFINSIEKFAGYEPILELNEDEGGYLMVEIPKDLPSHQREMTQLFFESFFLGMANLSENSSEFVQTRVITEN is encoded by the coding sequence ATGATACAAGCAGTCTTTGAGAGAGCCGAAGATGGCGAGCTGAGGAGTGCGGAAATTACTGGACACGCCGAGAGTGGCGAATACGGCTTAGATGTCGTGTGTGCATCGGTTTCTACGCTTGCCATTAACTTTATCAATTCTATTGAGAAATTTGCAGGCTATGAACCAATCCTAGAATTAAACGAAGATGAAGGTGGCTATCTGATGGTTGAAATACCTAAAGATCTTCCTTCACACCAGAGAGAAATGACCCAGTTATTCTTTGAATCATTTTTCTTAGGTATGGCAAACTTATCGGAGAACTCTTCAGAGTTCGTCCAAACCAGAGTTATCACAGAAAACTAA
- the proB gene encoding glutamate 5-kinase gives MKNKRIVFKVGTSSLTNEDGSLSRSKVKAITQQLAMLHEAGHELILVSSGAVAAGFGALGFKKRPTKIADKQASAAVGQGLLLEEYTTNLLLRQIVSAQILLTQDDFVDKRRYKNAHQALSVLLSRGAIPIINENDSVVIDELKVGDNDTLSAQVAAMVQADLLVLLTDVDGLYTGNPNSDPRAKRLERIETINREIIDMAGGAGSSNGTGGMLTKIKAATIATESGVPVYICSSLKVDAMIEAAEETKDGSYFVAQEKGLRTHKQWLAFYAHSQGSIWVDKGAAEALSQHGKSLLLSGVVDAEGAFSYGDIVTVFDKESGKSLGKGRVQFGASALEDMLRSQKAKGVLIHRDDWISITPEIQLLFTEF, from the coding sequence ATGAAAAACAAACGAATTGTTTTTAAAGTGGGAACTTCTTCTCTGACAAATGAGGATGGAAGTTTATCACGTAGTAAAGTAAAAGCTATTACTCAACAGTTAGCTATGTTGCATGAGGCTGGTCATGAATTGATTTTGGTGTCTTCTGGGGCTGTTGCGGCTGGTTTTGGAGCCTTAGGATTTAAAAAGCGTCCGACTAAGATTGCTGATAAGCAGGCTTCAGCAGCGGTAGGGCAAGGGCTTTTGTTGGAAGAATACACGACCAATCTTCTCTTGCGCCAAATCGTTTCTGCACAAATCTTGCTGACTCAGGATGACTTTGTGGATAAGCGCCGTTATAAAAATGCCCATCAGGCTTTGTCAGTTCTACTTAGCCGTGGTGCGATTCCTATCATCAACGAGAATGATAGTGTCGTCATTGATGAACTCAAGGTCGGGGATAATGATACGCTCAGTGCTCAGGTAGCTGCAATGGTGCAGGCAGATCTCTTGGTTCTCTTAACAGATGTAGACGGTCTTTATACTGGTAATCCTAATTCAGACCCAAGAGCTAAACGTTTGGAGCGAATCGAGACCATCAATCGTGAGATTATTGATATGGCCGGTGGAGCAGGTTCTTCAAACGGAACTGGGGGTATGTTAACCAAAATCAAAGCAGCGACTATTGCGACGGAATCAGGAGTTCCTGTTTATATCTGCTCATCCTTGAAGGTAGATGCCATGATTGAAGCGGCTGAGGAAACCAAGGATGGTTCCTACTTTGTTGCGCAAGAGAAGGGACTTCGTACCCACAAACAATGGCTGGCTTTCTATGCTCATAGTCAAGGTTCTATTTGGGTTGATAAAGGGGCTGCAGAAGCTCTCTCTCAACATGGAAAGAGTCTCCTTTTATCTGGTGTTGTTGACGCAGAAGGAGCCTTTTCTTACGGTGATATCGTGACAGTATTTGACAAGGAAAGTGGAAAATCACTTGGAAAAGGGCGTGTGCAATTTGGTGCATCTGCTTTGGAGGATATGTTGCGTTCTCAAAAAGCCAAGGGTGTCTTGATTCACCGTGATGACTGGATTTCCATTACTCCTGAAATCCAACTACTCTTTACAGAATTTTAG
- the proC gene encoding pyrroline-5-carboxylate reductase: MKIGFIGLGNMGSSLAKAVLQAKTSHQILLANRSHAKVEAFIANYGGLASSNDEIFAEADVIFLGVKPAQFSDLLSQYQTILEKRESLLLISMAAGIKLEKLASLVPSQHCLIRMMPNTPVSIGQGVISYALSANCQVDDKEVFCQLLQHAGLLFEISEGLIDAATGLAGCGPAFVYLFIEALADAGVQTGLPREMALKMAAQTVVGAGQMVLESQQHPGVLKDQVCSPGGSTIAGVASLEAHAFRGTVMDAVNQAYKRTQELGK, from the coding sequence ATGAAGATTGGATTTATCGGCTTGGGGAATATGGGTTCCAGCTTGGCCAAGGCTGTCTTACAAGCAAAAACGAGTCATCAGATTCTCCTTGCCAACCGTAGTCATGCCAAGGTGGAGGCTTTTATTGCTAATTATGGTGGTCTGGCTTCGAGCAATGACGAAATCTTTGCAGAAGCAGATGTGATTTTTCTAGGTGTTAAGCCAGCTCAGTTCTCAGACTTGCTTTCTCAATATCAGACCATTCTTGAAAAACGAGAGAGTCTTCTTTTGATTTCCATGGCAGCTGGTATAAAGCTGGAAAAACTAGCTAGTCTTGTTCCAAGTCAGCACTGTTTAATTCGCATGATGCCCAACACTCCAGTTTCTATCGGTCAAGGAGTTATTAGTTATGCCTTGTCAGCTAACTGCCAAGTAGATGATAAGGAAGTCTTTTGTCAACTTTTACAACATGCTGGTTTATTGTTTGAAATCAGTGAAGGGTTAATCGATGCTGCAACGGGTCTTGCAGGTTGTGGACCAGCCTTTGTCTATCTTTTCATTGAAGCATTGGCGGATGCAGGAGTTCAGACAGGATTGCCAAGAGAAATGGCTCTGAAAATGGCGGCTCAAACAGTAGTCGGTGCAGGTCAAATGGTACTAGAAAGTCAGCAACATCCTGGAGTCTTGAAAGATCAAGTTTGTAGCCCAGGTGGTTCGACCATTGCTGGTGTAGCAAGCCTAGAAGCGCATGCTTTTAGAGGAACCGTTATGGACGCTGTCAACCAAGCCTATAAAAGAACTCAAGAATTAGGCAAATAA
- the rpmA gene encoding 50S ribosomal protein L27, giving the protein MLKMTLNNLQLFAHKKGGGSTSNGRDSQAKRLGAKAADGQTVTGGSILYRQRGTHIYPGVNVGRGGDDTLFAKVEGVVRFERKGRDKKQVSVYPIAK; this is encoded by the coding sequence ATGTTAAAAATGACTCTTAACAACTTGCAACTTTTCGCCCACAAAAAAGGTGGAGGTTCTACATCAAACGGACGTGATTCACAAGCAAAACGTCTTGGAGCTAAAGCAGCTGACGGACAAACTGTAACAGGTGGATCAATCCTTTACCGTCAACGTGGTACACACATCTACCCAGGTGTAAACGTTGGACGTGGTGGAGACGATACTTTGTTCGCTAAAGTTGAAGGCGTAGTACGCTTTGAACGTAAAGGACGCGATAAAAAACAAGTTTCTGTTTACCCAATCGCTAAATAA
- a CDS encoding Gfo/Idh/MocA family protein, with protein sequence MLKLGVIGTGAISHHFIEAAHSSGEYKLVAVYSRKLETAATFASRYQNIQLFDQAEEFFKSSFDVVYIASPNSLHFAQTKAALSAGKHVILEKPAVTQPQEWLDLRHTAEKNHCFIFEAARNYHEKTFTTIKNFLAGKQILGADFNYAKYSSKMPDLLAGETPNVFSDRFAGGALMDLGIYPLYAAVRLFGKAQDAAYQAQQLDNSIDLNGDGILFYPDFQVHIKAGKNITSNLPCEIYTTDGTLTLNTIEHVSSAIFTDHQGNQVQLPIQQAPHPMTEEVAAFAHMIQQPDLNLYQTWLEDASSVHELLYTMRQTAGIRFEAEK encoded by the coding sequence ATGCTTAAATTAGGTGTCATCGGAACAGGGGCTATCAGCCACCACTTCATAGAAGCAGCCCATTCCAGTGGAGAATACAAACTGGTCGCAGTCTATTCTAGAAAACTAGAAACTGCGGCAACCTTTGCTTCTCGCTATCAGAATATTCAACTCTTTGATCAAGCAGAGGAATTCTTCAAGAGCTCCTTTGATGTGGTCTATATTGCCAGTCCAAACTCCTTGCATTTTGCTCAGACAAAAGCTGCCTTGTCTGCAGGTAAACATGTCATTCTTGAAAAGCCAGCTGTCACTCAACCACAAGAATGGCTAGATTTGAGACATACAGCTGAGAAAAATCACTGTTTTATATTCGAAGCAGCTCGCAATTACCACGAAAAAACTTTTACTACTATCAAAAACTTTTTAGCAGGAAAACAAATTTTGGGAGCAGATTTTAACTATGCCAAGTATTCTTCCAAAATGCCTGACTTGTTGGCTGGGGAGACACCTAATGTCTTTTCAGACCGTTTTGCTGGTGGTGCTCTCATGGATTTGGGAATTTATCCTCTCTACGCTGCCGTTCGTCTCTTTGGAAAGGCTCAAGACGCGGCTTATCAGGCTCAACAGCTTGACAATAGCATTGACCTAAATGGTGACGGAATCCTCTTCTACCCAGACTTTCAAGTTCACATCAAGGCTGGGAAAAACATCACTTCCAATCTTCCTTGCGAGATTTATACGACAGATGGAACCCTGACGCTCAACACCATCGAACATGTCAGCTCGGCTATTTTTACCGACCATCAAGGTAATCAAGTCCAACTCCCTATCCAACAGGCTCCTCATCCGATGACTGAGGAAGTCGCTGCATTTGCACACATGATCCAGCAACCAGATCTGAATCTCTACCAAACTTGGCTGGAAGATGCAAGTTCTGTTCATGAGCTACTATATACTATGCGCCAGACTGCTGGCATTAGATTTGAGGCAGAAAAATGA
- a CDS encoding RluA family pseudouridine synthase, with protein sequence MEIKIETGGLRLDKALSDLTELSRSLANEQIKSGQVLVNGQVKKAKYTVQEGDIVTYHVPEPEILEYVAEDLPLEIIYQDEDVAVVNKPQGMVVHPSAGHTSGTLVNALMYHIKDLSGINGVLRPGIVHRIDKDTSGLLMIAKNDEAHLALAQELKDKKSLRKYWAIVHGNLPNDRGVIEAPIGRSEKDRKKQAVTAKGKPAVTRFHVLERFGDYSLVELQLETGRTHQIRVHMAYIGHPVAGDEVYGPRKPLKGHGQFLHAKTLGFTHPRTGETMEFTADIPDIFKETLERLRKLE encoded by the coding sequence ATGGAAATTAAAATTGAAACTGGAGGCCTGCGTTTGGATAAGGCTTTGTCGGATTTGACAGAATTATCACGCAGTCTCGCGAATGAACAAATTAAATCAGGTCAGGTCTTGGTCAATGGCCAAGTCAAGAAAGCTAAATACACGGTCCAAGAGGGCGATATCGTCACTTACCATGTGCCAGAGCCAGAGATTTTAGAGTATGTGGCTGAGGATCTTCCACTAGAAATCATCTACCAAGATGAGGATGTGGCCGTCGTTAACAAACCTCAGGGGATGGTTGTGCATCCGAGTGCTGGTCATACCAGTGGGACCCTAGTGAATGCCCTCATGTACCATATCAAGGATCTGTCAGGTATCAATGGGGTTCTACGCCCAGGAATTGTTCACCGTATTGATAAGGATACATCAGGTCTTCTCATGATTGCTAAAAATGATGAGGCGCATCTAGCACTTGCCCAAGAACTCAAGGATAAAAAGTCTCTCCGCAAATATTGGGCGATTGTCCACGGTAATTTGCCAAATGATCGTGGTGTGATTGAAGCTCCGATTGGCCGGAGTGAAAAAGACCGTAAGAAACAGGCTGTGACTGCTAAAGGGAAGCCTGCAGTGACCCGTTTCCACGTTTTGGAACGCTTTGGTGATTATAGCTTAGTAGAGTTGCAGCTGGAGACAGGGCGAACCCATCAAATCCGTGTTCACATGGCTTATATCGGCCATCCAGTCGCTGGGGATGAAGTTTATGGTCCACGTAAGCCCCTGAAAGGACATGGACAATTTCTTCATGCCAAAACTCTAGGATTTACTCATCCGAGAACAGGTGAGACCATGGAATTTACAGCAGATATCCCGGATATTTTTAAGGAAACATTGGAGAGATTGAGAAAGTTAGAATGA
- a CDS encoding YoaK family protein, producing MGGKMRLLPIRKISRQSKRLALFLTFCAGYVDAYTFIVRGNTLVAGQTGNVVFLSVGLIQHNVSDASAKVMTLLAFMMGVFLLTVYKEKLRIVKKPILSLIPLAILSIIIGFVPQTVDNIYLVPPLAFGMGLVTTAFGEVSGIAYNNAFMTGNIKRTMLAFGDYFRTKHTPFLREGIIFVSLLSSFILGVVFSAFLTIFYHEKTILGIPIMMSIFYLSMLFAKWRKKVKEKAPF from the coding sequence ATGGGAGGGAAAATGAGGTTATTACCTATCAGAAAAATATCACGTCAGTCTAAGAGGCTAGCGCTTTTTTTGACTTTTTGTGCAGGTTATGTAGATGCCTATACGTTTATTGTGCGAGGGAATACTCTTGTAGCTGGACAAACTGGGAATGTCGTCTTTCTATCAGTGGGACTCATTCAACACAATGTGTCAGATGCCAGTGCGAAAGTAATGACCTTACTAGCATTTATGATGGGGGTCTTTTTATTAACTGTTTATAAGGAAAAATTGAGAATTGTAAAAAAACCGATTCTGTCACTAATTCCTTTGGCAATCTTATCCATCATTATTGGTTTTGTGCCGCAAACGGTTGATAATATCTATCTAGTACCGCCCTTAGCCTTTGGTATGGGCTTGGTGACAACTGCTTTTGGTGAGGTTTCGGGTATTGCCTACAATAATGCCTTCATGACAGGGAATATCAAACGGACCATGTTAGCTTTTGGAGATTATTTCCGGACCAAGCACACTCCTTTTTTACGTGAAGGGATTATCTTTGTAAGCCTGCTTAGTAGTTTTATCCTTGGCGTTGTCTTTTCAGCCTTTTTGACGATTTTCTATCATGAAAAGACCATTCTTGGTATTCCTATTATGATGAGCATTTTTTACCTCAGCATGCTTTTTGCCAAGTGGCGGAAAAAAGTAAAAGAAAAAGCTCCATTTTAG
- a CDS encoding glutamate-5-semialdehyde dehydrogenase has protein sequence MVSTQEQFEQVQAVKKSINTASEEVKNLALLAMADYLLAATEEILAANALDMEAAKGKISDVMLDRLYLDESRIEAMATGIREVVALPDPIGEVLETSQLENGLVITKKRVAMGVIGIIYESRPNVTSDAAALALKSGNAVVLRSGKDAYQTAHAIVIALKKGLETTTIHPDVIQLVEDTSRESSYAMMKAKGYLDLLIPRGGAGLINAVVENAIVPVIETGTGIVHVYVDKDADEDKALSIINNAKTSRPSVCNAMEVLLIHKDKEASFLPRLEQVLVENRKEAGLEPIQFRLDSQASQFVSGQVAEAQDFDTEFLDYVLAVKVVSSLKEAVDHIEAHSTHHSDAIVTENAEAAAYFTDQVDSAAVYVNASTRFTDGCQFGLGCEMGISTQKLHARGPMGLKELTSYKYVVTGNGQIRE, from the coding sequence ATGGTAAGTACACAAGAACAATTTGAACAGGTACAGGCTGTTAAAAAATCGATCAATACAGCTAGTGAAGAGGTGAAAAACCTAGCCTTGCTAGCCATGGCTGATTATTTATTAGCAGCTACTGAAGAGATTTTAGCAGCAAATGCTCTTGATATGGAAGCAGCCAAGGGTAAAATCTCAGATGTGATGCTGGATCGTCTTTATTTGGATGAAAGTCGTATAGAAGCGATGGCAACTGGGATTCGTGAAGTAGTTGCTTTACCTGATCCAATCGGTGAAGTTTTAGAAACTAGTCAGCTTGAAAACGGCTTGGTCATCACCAAGAAACGTGTAGCTATGGGGGTCATCGGTATTATCTATGAAAGCCGTCCAAATGTGACGTCTGACGCAGCTGCTTTGGCTCTTAAGAGTGGAAATGCGGTTGTTCTTCGTAGTGGTAAGGATGCCTACCAAACAGCTCATGCTATTGTTATAGCCTTGAAGAAGGGCTTGGAGACAACGACTATTCATCCAGATGTCATTCAATTAGTAGAAGATACTAGTCGTGAAAGTAGTTATGCCATGATGAAGGCCAAGGGTTATCTAGATCTTCTTATTCCTCGTGGGGGTGCTGGTTTGATCAATGCCGTGGTTGAAAATGCTATTGTGCCAGTCATCGAGACAGGAACTGGGATTGTCCATGTTTATGTCGATAAGGACGCAGATGAAGATAAGGCTCTGTCTATCATCAACAATGCTAAAACCAGTCGTCCTTCTGTCTGTAATGCCATGGAGGTTCTGCTGATTCATAAAGACAAGGAAGCAAGCTTCCTTCCTCGCTTGGAGCAAGTGCTGGTTGAGAATCGAAAAGAAGCTGGTTTGGAACCAATTCAATTCCGCTTGGATAGCCAAGCAAGTCAGTTTGTTTCAGGTCAAGTAGCTGAGGCCCAAGACTTTGATACCGAGTTTTTGGACTATGTCCTAGCTGTTAAAGTAGTTTCTAGTCTTAAGGAAGCTGTAGATCATATAGAAGCCCATAGTACCCATCATTCGGATGCCATTGTGACGGAAAATGCTGAGGCTGCAGCTTACTTTACAGATCAAGTGGACTCTGCAGCGGTTTATGTCAATGCCTCAACTCGTTTCACAGATGGATGCCAATTTGGTCTTGGCTGTGAAATGGGGATTTCAACTCAGAAACTGCACGCGCGTGGTCCAATGGGCTTGAAGGAATTGACCAGCTATAAATATGTGGTTACTGGGAATGGACAGATAAGGGAGTAA
- the rplU gene encoding 50S ribosomal protein L21, translating to MSTYAIIKTGGKQVKVEVGQAVYVEKLNVEAGQEVTFNEVVLVGGENTVVGTPLVAGATVVGTVEKQGKQKKVVTYKYKPKKGSHRKQGHRQPYTKVVINAINA from the coding sequence ATGAGCACATACGCAATTATCAAAACTGGCGGAAAACAAGTTAAAGTTGAAGTTGGTCAAGCAGTTTACGTTGAAAAATTGAACGTTGAAGCTGGTCAAGAAGTTACTTTTAACGAAGTTGTTCTTGTTGGTGGTGAAAACACTGTTGTTGGAACTCCACTTGTTGCTGGAGCTACTGTAGTTGGAACTGTTGAAAAACAAGGAAAACAAAAGAAAGTTGTTACTTACAAGTACAAACCTAAAAAAGGTAGCCACCGTAAACAAGGTCACCGTCAACCATATACAAAAGTTGTCATCAACGCAATCAACGCTTAA
- a CDS encoding LysR family transcriptional regulator: MNIQQLRYVVAIANSGTFREAAEKMYVSQPSLSISVRDLEKELGFKIFRRTSSGTFLTRRGMEFYEKAQELVKGFDIFQNQYANPEEEKDEFSIASQHYDFLPPTITAFSERYPDYKNFRIFESTTVQILDEVAQGHSEIGIIYLNNQNKKGIMQRVEKLGLEVIELIPFHTHIYLREGHPLAQKEELVMEDLADLPTVRFTQEKDEYLYYSENFVDTSASSQMFNVTDRATLNGILERTDAYATGSGFLDSDSVNGITVIRLKDNLDNRMVYVKREEVELSQAGTLFVEVMQEYFDQKRKL; the protein is encoded by the coding sequence ATGAACATTCAACAATTACGCTATGTTGTGGCTATTGCGAATAGCGGAACTTTCCGTGAAGCTGCTGAAAAGATGTATGTTAGTCAGCCGAGTCTGTCCATTTCTGTTCGTGATCTGGAAAAAGAGTTGGGTTTTAAGATTTTCCGTCGGACTAGCTCAGGAACTTTCTTGACTCGTCGTGGTATGGAATTTTACGAAAAAGCTCAAGAATTGGTCAAAGGATTTGATATTTTTCAAAATCAGTATGCCAATCCTGAAGAAGAAAAAGATGAATTTTCCATTGCTAGTCAGCACTATGACTTCTTGCCACCAACCATTACGGCCTTTTCAGAGCGCTATCCTGATTACAAAAATTTCCGTATTTTTGAATCTACTACAGTTCAAATACTTGATGAAGTAGCCCAAGGGCATAGTGAGATTGGGATTATCTACCTCAACAATCAAAATAAAAAGGGGATCATGCAGCGGGTTGAAAAGCTGGGTCTCGAGGTCATTGAATTGATTCCCTTCCATACCCATATTTATCTCCGTGAGGGGCATCCTTTGGCTCAGAAAGAGGAATTGGTCATGGAGGATTTAGCGGACTTACCGACAGTTCGTTTCACTCAAGAGAAAGATGAGTACCTTTATTATTCAGAGAACTTTGTCGATACCAGCGCGAGCTCACAGATGTTTAATGTGACAGACCGTGCTACCTTGAATGGTATTTTGGAGCGGACGGACGCTTATGCTACTGGTTCTGGATTTTTAGATAGTGACAGTGTTAATGGCATTACAGTTATTCGTCTCAAGGATAACCTAGATAATCGCATGGTCTATGTTAAACGTGAAGAAGTAGAGCTGAGTCAAGCTGGGACTCTCTTCGTAGAAGTCATGCAAGAATATTTTGATCAAAAGAGGAAATTATGA
- the lspA gene encoding signal peptidase II — MKKRGIVAGIVLLLIALDQLVKSYIVQQIPLGEVRSWIPNFVSLTYLQNRGAAFSILQDQQWLFAIITLVVMVGAIWYLHKHMEDSFWMVLGLILIIAGGLGNFIDRVSQGFVVDMFHLDFINFAIFNVADSYLTVGVIILLIAMLKEEINGN; from the coding sequence ATGAAAAAAAGAGGAATAGTGGCAGGCATTGTATTGCTTTTGATTGCGCTGGATCAGTTAGTTAAATCCTATATCGTCCAGCAGATTCCACTGGGTGAAGTTCGCTCTTGGATTCCCAATTTTGTTAGTTTGACCTACCTGCAAAATCGAGGGGCAGCCTTTTCGATACTACAAGACCAGCAGTGGTTATTTGCTATCATTACACTGGTCGTTATGGTAGGTGCCATTTGGTATCTACATAAACACATGGAGGACTCATTCTGGATGGTCTTGGGTTTGATCTTGATTATCGCAGGTGGTCTTGGAAACTTTATTGACAGGGTAAGTCAGGGTTTTGTTGTGGATATGTTTCACTTGGACTTTATCAATTTTGCAATTTTCAATGTGGCAGATAGCTATCTGACTGTTGGAGTGATTATTTTATTGATTGCAATGCTAAAAGAGGAAATAAATGGAAATTAA